Below is a genomic region from Mustela lutreola isolate mMusLut2 chromosome 1, mMusLut2.pri, whole genome shotgun sequence.
ATGTGTACAGAGTTTGTAAATCCCTATTCTTATGGCTGTACCACCACACAGATATGCTTAAAACTAGAATACTACAaacacttaactttttttttttttaaaccttcatatTCAGTCTTGGCACCCATACACTCATACCgttatttttgaaatgtgaatTACAAAGGAAGTAACATAATCATGCAGACTTTttgaatagaagaaaaagaaataatataggtTACTAGATCAACATTTATCAATTCCACAGTTACCTAGTTCTCTTCAACTTCCTGCACTGCTTTCACACAGGTGCATGCATAACTAAAGATTATGGATTgttttaataacattaaaataatactACAGTCTGACAATACTTAGGCATTAAAAATGCAACTATCTAACAACCATAGCCTGTCAAGTATTTCTGCTTCAGCAGAAACTTCAATTAACACATTACATACTAAAATTCACAGAAATGTATTATAATTCCTAAGTTTATAGAGTCTGCATCAGAGAGTAAGTGATCATTTAAAGaggaacaaaacaacaaaatgtgtACGACACTGGAGAGTATATTCTCTGTTTGGAGACCGGAGAGTAGGGGAGATCTATGATAAACCATTCACGGGTCACCCCCAGTCCCTGCGAAGGAAGTACTCGTACACTCCCAATCGGTTTAAATAGACAGGTGAAGGCTGTATAAAAAGTTTTAAGATAAGCTACactattcatctttaaaaatcttcttgAAAAGTAACAAACTGAAGGTATCAgcaccttccctcctcccccaaacaGCTAAAGAtcgatgagaaaaataaagtgcCAATGTGTAAAACATTGTTAATCGTTTAAGAGGCACTAACCCATTTGATGGCTTaggattaaatatgaaaataggCCAGATCTGATCTGAATAATAAATAGAAGGTAGGTATCCCAGTCTAAGCGATTCCTGTCTAGAAGGGGGGACGGACCAGAAAACTACCTACTCCCCCATTTATTGCTTTGAAATCTGTACACACACTGAATGCTGACACAGACAACTGGGTTTCTAAGATGGAAAGCACAGTGCCTGTGCCACTTTGAAGCTGAAAAAGAAAGTGCAGTCTTGGTCACTGGAAGGAGAGCTGCTCAGACTCTCTTCACAGCTCGTATCTTCACCGGAGTCCTCActgaagggggagagaaagacaaagaagattccatttagaaaatacttaaagATTTTAGAAGCCAAATAAACTACTGAACAAGTACCTCCAGTTTCAggatttttatattcaaaatttaaGCCTTACGGAGACAAAATTTAATGTATAGGGACTTCCTAAAATCAACTGTCATCTATTATAATCTCCTTAGAAAACACATATTTTAAGAGGCTGAGACAAATTATTATCGGCCAAACTATTATTCTTGTACCAATTAATAAGCATCAGCAACTATACAATTCGAAGCAGTTCAAATCCAGTAAGTGGACACAAAGGACAGCGTGTCTCCCACCACACAGTTTTGGGTCCTTCTCGCATTAGTAACCGTATCCCTGCCACGCTCAAACCAAGAAACCAgcagctataaaaatgaaaacttcttgTTCTTTATCACTAGAgcataaaataaccaaataaaattattcattttatgaacaaaaattaactgaatgaGAACAGTGGCATCTGACCCAACGGTCGCAGTATCCCGGGAAGTCTGCGGCGGCAGTGGGGGTTCCCTTCACCTTCCGGTCCTCGACCTCACGGCACCACGTGAGGAATCCTGCCCCCCCTGAGAAGCCCAGAGAGCcacttcaggttttgtttgtttttaaactgaaCTCTATTTCAAAGAGCAAGGGAGATGTGAGGCAACCAGTTTTCCAAAAGGGAAGGAATGAAGTCAGTCAGACAGAGGAGAGACCAGCACCGTACGATCTCACTGacgtgtggaatctaaaaatgagAACCACAAAAGCCACAGCGCACAGCCCGGTGGGTgccagaggcaggagaggagagcaggggaAGTGGTCAGCGGAGGCAAACTTCCCGGTACAAATCCTGGGGGCGCAGTAGCAGAGCCTccggttgttgttgttgtttaataaagaaaaagaggggggatGGAGGGGATACTTCTCGATCACCACCTACCTCTACCTCTAGCTGTTTTCTCACCCGAAGAAATGATGCTACTGGAGTGGGGGCTTTCTCTAAAACCCTGTAAGACTCCCAGGTTCCATTCTGAGTATAAAATCAGCATTATTTACTACGGGGAAGTCTAACTAGTCAAGGAACCTGCTTACCTTTCACTTTCATCAAAACACCCCCCTTCTGGTATCGTTGGCAGCTCAGGAACACTGTAGTAGCTGTTGTGGAGGTTCTGGGCTGTGCGCCTCGAAACGATCCAAACCAATTTCTTTAGGTCTGGTTTGCAACATTCAGGGGAAGAATATTCGGCGAGGCACTTAGAAACTAACTCCCTCCAATAAATGAACTCGGTGTCATTAACCTGGAAAAACATAATTTAATGAAGAGGTTTGCTACCTTAGACTCACCCTGTAATGCCTACAATACGCTGATGCTCAGCGCCCACCAGCAGGTGCTCCTTTCTGATGCGGAATGTAACCTGGACGTCAAgacttttttaaagctccccaagtgattctaataTACAGTCAAAATCTGGTAACCAATGGTTTAAGGGAGGAGCACTATAGGTATAAATAATTTACATGGACCCTAATAAAAATCTTTGCCTATTTTAAGGAAATACATTGACCCAAGAACATTAGGTTGTTTAATCAACCTATTATTAAATATGTTCTTTAACAGTCTCAGTGAAAGGAATTTCACATAACATAGCACTATGTGGACTGCCAAAAATACGCATTTACATTAGGACACCAGATATATGCTAATGGAAAAGTTAGCAACATGACAGAAAAGGCATTTCCCCCAAAGAGCACAGTTCCTCCCCCACTGAGGACTGCCCCAACTTATTTCAATGAATACATTTTCACTCAAGGTATTTCCagataggggcatctgggtggctcagttggttaagcatctgttttcagctcaggtgacgatcccagggtcctgagatcaagccctgcgactggcttcctgctgggtggggagcctgcttctccctctgcctctgcctgcagatCCCCTTGCTTGTGTACTCTATGTCAAAGAagcaaaatcttccaaaaaaggTATCTTCAAATATTACTAAAGGTCTAAATTATGAGTAAgttcaaaatttaaatgaaaactaagaagttatttgctaaaaaaaaaaatgcttcacgAATACTTTCATCGCCAACAGAAAATGTTCTATCATCTTGGTCTCCATCAGCACCTAATCCAGCTACATCTTGACCCCCCTGCAGGCCGGCTGGCTCGCTTCTGGTTCTACAGACACCTCCTGCTGCCGCACCTAACAGCCTCCTTCGATTCTTTCTACGCTGGTCACTCACTGAAATTCCACACTCTTGAGCAGCAATACTTCTCGAAAACCTTCTTCCAACCTGACAGTGCGCTTGTCTCATGGACCCTCCTCCCCTCGCCTCCTAAGGGGGAAATCACCAACAGTGAAAACCCAGAGTTTCAAATGACCCCTAAGCAAAGAACTCCCACAAGTTTCTTATGGTTTCTACTATTATTTCTTCATGAGAAATTTCAAATGTCAATCTCCAACTATAATTTATCCTGAGTTTTATTCTAGGCTGCCAAGTATCTGCTGAATACCTACCTATCTGAAAGACCTGCAAGAACCTAAAATCATGCTGCTTTGATCACAAATTCATTTCTCCAAAACTTCCCTCAATGGCATCAATATTCTTCCCATCATCAGGTTCAAATCTTGGGTCATTTGTGACTCCCTCACTCATTTCCATGCTTGGCTTCCAAAACTATCTGAGCAGGATGTCCTTATTCCTGCTGCTGACTAGCCCCTAGACATTCTCACTGTAAGCCCACATTTAAATGTTTCCCAAACCCTACTAGTCCTGCAGCTTCCTGACCGAGAGCCTTTGCTACCCAAACTATCATTGTTGAAGATTCTATTGGTCCAACTGGACTCGCAGTCCCAGTGCTTGAGTCTGTCCTAACAAAAGCCAAAGCACTCCCTATGGGCGCTAACACCCCTGACTGCAAAACTTCTCGGGTGGGCCAAACTAAGaggtttaaaaggaaaaacatggcTAAGTTATTTTGGTAGTGCCACTAGTGCACTGACGATTCAGCCCTCCAGATGTAACGGCTGCCATTAGCGTACTTACTAAGTCTGCTAACTACTGCGTATTTTAGAACAATGCGCATGGAGCAATGTGAACCGCTATGTCACCCACTGGCGAGAATGCCAGAGAAGGACAACTTCTGAACACAGAAAGAAGCGACGCTAAGTACTCAGGATCCCCCGCAGCTTCATACTGTCTGCGACGAAGCTACATTTTGACAACCTCAACACTTGAGAGacaagaaaaagtacaaaagttCAAAGCCCCATAAAAGTATTACTTAATGTTTAAATCatcagaagggaaaagaaaacgaAACATCAGGAGAGAAATCTGCTTTCGGGAACAAGAACTGAAGATAACTTACCTTAGAATGTTTTTTAACAAGGAGAAGAATTTCCAGTAATTCAATGGACTTCAACGTTTCTACTTCCAAATTGAGAAGGCACAAAGCTAACACAGatggctaaaaaaagaaaaaagaaaaagttgttgttgttgttttttaatcagaaTAGAAACAGCAAGACATATGCAAGGAAGAAATCAACGTACTTTTGCTTTTGAAAAGGTGAGTCGGCAGTGGCAAGCTTTCAGCTGAGCTTCCAGTTTATCCAGACTCAGGATTTCTTTCCTATACAATCAAAAGAtaagacaaaatatttatttattagacctCCAAAGATGTAAATGACTTTAAGAATTTGCTGTTGAAAGTCCAAGCTGAAAATTTAGAAGAGCAAAACTATAAATTTCCCTGGCACTGTAACTGTTAGCTACAGCGACGCGAAgtacaaatttttatttgtcatcCCACTGACCTTTCGGATGTATGACACAGGACAATAGTATGGTACAAGTGCAAAAAGTTTAAGGCAGTAGTTGCTTCCAATTCATAGTgcaatttttctgaaattattttttccatccgTTTGATGTCAGAAGCAGTACATTTACACTGACTAATCCGGATTACATCGTGAGTGGATGGAACATTGCATTCTTCTTCAATTATCCTAGCAGCCAGCAAAAAACAACAGACTCCAATGCAAGACAAATGCTTAGGCTtcacctgaaaaacaaaaaagaaggctGCTTCTAACAACCATCACTCTGATTTAGCAAACCAGGCCCCAAGATATTACAATGATGTCCCTAACTCTTAGAACACTATCTAGCTGCTTCAAGTACTTACTCTTACTCACAATTATACTGAATcatctttacattttaaactgagttaacttcccattttaaaaaggcatttaagcatttaaattaagtaatttaaatgcaaattaaaaaggtagctttttttttttttttttaaagatttctgacATGAgagccttgggtggctcagttggttaatcgtcctctgtcttcagctaacgtcatgatccgagggtcctgggatggagccctgcataggggtCCCAGTTCAGCAAgggctctgtttctccctctgctcctccccctgcttgtgatctctctctcagataaataaataaaatcttttaaaaaatttttttaaaaagatttcttatttatttacttgagagagatacATAgagccagcacaagcagggggagagcagaggaagaagcagactccctgatgagcaaggagccccatcccaggaccctgaggtcagtacctgagccaaaggcaaacacttaaccgactgagccacccagcaccccagaaGGTAGGTTTCTAACACTGAAtcatattttgtatttcaaaCATGAAATTCGTAAGAGTAGCCTCACCCAAAATAAATTAAGCCTTTCAACACCAAGACAATATAAACTTCTTTGGATATAAACATAATACATGTGACTTATCTTTTTATATTCTCTATTTAGGTATCAACCCACATTTCAGTGCAAATCTGCCCAAGAGAAATATTGCATCACTTGTGCAGAGCGGAGCATATGTAAAGCTGCCGTGGACAGATGGCtgcccttttcttttctgtgtcctGAAAACTGACCCAGCAGCTGACAGCAATCCTATTGGCCCAAGAATCACCACATTTTTCTAACAGTTGCCGGTTAATAAGACCATGGCTCCCTGCTTTGAAAAGACTTCTCGCAGGGAAGGCAGTAGATCATCTTTAACATACCCTTATACTTCTACTTGTCATGTTCCAGTATTAGAAACAACGAAGCTCCAAGAGAAACATGATgggagataaaaatacaaaaaccacaTTCTAAGGACTGCATAGGTACATTAAGTAATACCTAAAAACAGCGGTCTCCGTTCTGTCACATCATCAAAGAGAAGCTGTATCAACCGTAACAGCGAGACATAAACTACAACACAGTTAATTCTGTAGTCCCTCACTCCGGCACTGAACGTCATAATtccaattaaaaatgtttctatgtaGTGACATAATTACATTCACTTGTCAAACGTTTATCGAACACTCATACgctaggcactgtgctgagcactAGGTTTAGGAAGATAAAGATGCGTATACAAAAGGGATTCGATACCTTCATAAGAGCCAAGAATCTATCTAAAATATTGACAGCGAGGACAAAAGTTTCAGTGCAAGATCCAAAAAAGTTGGTTAAACTCCTTAAATCTTCTACTTTGGCATTTCTCAATCTTGGACACAAAGTGTTATCATCCTGCAATTAAAACCAAGAACCAAAATTAACGACTTTCCTAGAACTAGATGGATAAATACACACAATTAGAAtcaaataaagtcatttttttttccttaaccttCAAGACTACGGGAAGAAAGAGCGGCATCATATAACTAATGATACTTTTTCAAATACAAGACACACATCTCTATCAAGGCTTTGTAAAAATACACagcataaaatatacatatatatgcacagcATAAATGCCTCAGCAACCCAACATAAAGTGAACTGTTGTCACACTTCCAGAGAATTATAGCGGAAATAATTCCCCTATAATAGAGAtcgtttgttttatttaaataaaaagtctaaGAGCCCACTGTGGAGTATCTCAGGGGCAGAGGGGATTCCCACAAACGAAGCACTCGCCTCCCGGGGAGTCCCCCACCCAGAAGCGGCAGGCTGCGGGCGGCACGTCCGGGGAACACTTCTCTGGAGCTCAGGGCACTCTCCTTCTTGCATAACCTGCAAGATGCAGCTCCGTATTCCAGAAGACAGATTTTGGTGTTAAGAAACTCTGCAGCCTTTAACCTTAAATCAACTGGGGGCGCGGGCAGGGGGAGCCGTCCTTCTCCGAGCCCGGTCAGCTGCCTGAGAAAGGAGCCCTTCCGGGCGCTTACCTCCGGGGTAGCCTCGATCAAGCTCAGCCCTTTCTCCCGAGGTTGGAATCTCTGCTCCTGCTCCAGATAGAGGCTCAGCAACCCGAAGAGCTGCACCCCTTCTCGACCCGCCGAGTACTCCGCCCCCAGGTCCTTCATCTGCAGCGAAGACACGGCGCGGTTAGGGGGAACCCGGGGCGGGGGGTGTTGGGGGCAGGACGGGGCCAGCGCCGGTAGCTCGGGCGGGAGGCGCCCGGCACACCCCGGGGAGCAGCGGGCGAGGGGATCCGTCACGTCCTCCCGAGCCCCAGCGCAGGCTGCCCCCGCCTCCGGGGAGgtgtggcagggggaggggccgcggCCCGAGGCCGGCCAGCGCCGGGTCGGACCGGCCACCCCGGCCTCCCGGCCGCCCGGCAAACAGGAAGGCGGCCCCGGGCCGCGGCGTCCGGGCGGTCGCCCCACCGGAGGCCGCGGCGGGAGGGGCCTCTCCCCGCAGAGAGCCCCCGGGGCCGCCGCGGCCGGGGTGGGCGCTCGGCAcaaggtgggggggcggggagagaaagTCTCGCGACCGAACAAAGAAGCGGAGGGAGGAGACTGCCGAGCCCCGCCTCGCCCGGGGAGCCTCGCCCGGGGAGCCCCGCTCCCGGAGCCCCTCTCGCCGGCGTCCACCCCCGAGCCGTCCGCGGCGGCCGCCGCGGCGGAGCCTACCCCGGACCCACCTCGGGCGAGAGCGCGGCCCGAGAGCGGGAGGGCGGCGGGGCCCGTCAGCCGGCCCGCCCGTGCCCGGACGACACCGTCGGTCCGCGGGCGCCCGGGCGCCTCCGCCGCGCCGACCCCGGGGCTGTCCATCCGGAAGCGCCACCGCAGCGACCCCGATAAAGTGGGGGGGCGCGCCCAAGACCTGCCTTCGGCCTCCCCGACCGCGCCCCGCCCGCCAGCACCGCCCgcggaggcagggctggggtcgCCCCGGGCTGACGAGGGGCGACGCCGACAGCACCCCCGGCCCAGGCCCCACCGCGAACAAAGAAACCCCGCGGTCCCCGCGAGCCCACTCACCGCGCCGGAGCCGCGCCTCCACCCGCCCGCGGCGTCGCGGTCCGGCGACCACCGGCGACCGCGGGCCGCGGCGGGGGCGTCCGAACCGGTGTCCGGAGGCCGGGGACCCGCCGCCTCAGCGCTGCCCCCGGACCCGCATCggacccttcccccagcccctgccgccgccgcctcaCAGCCCGCGCTTCATCCCGCCCCGCGGCGCCCACCCTCCCGCTGGGGCGCAGCGCCGACCCCGCGAGCCAGTCCCCGGCGGGCACCGCTGCCTCCACCGCCGAGGCCCGAGCGGATCCcgtgtttttgttttgagttttcgACGCCCCCAAGGGGGCGGGGCACGTGACTCCCCGCGGAGGGATCCGCGGTGCCGCTGAAGCCTTTGAAAAAGAGTCCCGCCTGGGCCCGGGTCCGCGGCCGGGTTTGCGCCCTCCTTTCCCCCCCCGGGCCTGACCGAGCCGCCTCTCCCTCTCGATCCCGGGCGGAGGGTGGAGAGCTGGAAGTCGGCTTTCTGAGACTGATCCGGGAACGGGGAAGGAAAGGGACCGGTAGGCTGGCGAGGCGGAAGGAGACAGTTTCTGGTCGCAGTGCACCTTTTAAAGGTccccatttgttttgcttttgctgttttgAAAAGTCCGCCCAAAGCAGCCCGCTCTCCGATTGGATACTGGTCGAGCGACTAGAACGCGGAGCAGCTGATGCAATCTCGAATGCGGATTGGCTGGCCGATTCGTCTTCGAGCCCTCTGATTGGCTTTCGTCTTATCCGGGGCTTCTATCTTCCAAGGGGCCTTAGCAACGCTGGGGCCCGGATGGCGCATGCGTGCAGCTCCGCAGGCAGAGGGACCTGACCGTGGGGTCCAGGCCTTGGGCGGCCGCCGCCGCGGGTCCCTGCGgtgtccccctcctgcccccagagAGCTGTGGGAGCGGCACAGCCTTTATTCCGTGCTGCCGGTGCGTCTTGCTCTAACCTATCACGTTCTCCCACGGCCGTGGGGCGCCTGCAGGAGTGTTCGGGTCCCCCGCGTGCGCTTCTCGGCGCCTCACCCCGGGACGGCGGATGGGGACGGAGGATGGGGGCGGCGGCCGGAGCGAGTCGGGCGGCGGGTGGGGCGCAGGAGGCTCGTCGGCGCGGAGCTCCTCGACGGATGGACCTCGGCGTGTCTCCGTCCGGAGAACAGACGCGCACGGGGGCTTGGCCCGCGCGGACAGGGCGCGCGGACGCGGCTCATCCcgaccccggccccggccccggccccggcctccGGAGGGGGCGGTGGCGCTGCTGTTCCTGCGGGAACCCGCGGGGCTTCCGGGGCCTCGGCCGCCCCTAAGTGACCCCTTGCCGTGCATCCTAATGAACGCCACCGTGGAGAGGCCGCAGCTCTAATGAGGAGGAGCCGGAAGCAGAACCAGGGGTGCCTTCGGCCAGAGACCGCTTCCCACCGAGTGTCCCGGGGGACCCCAGACTCCCGGCCGCCGGCTTCGCGCTCCTCGGTCCCGCGGCCGGCCAGGCGCACGGACCCAGCTCTGTCGTCGGGCCGAGGGGCCGCTGGCTGCTCCCGCGTCTTCTGTGAATCGTCCTGTTCCGTGTAAAACGCACGAAGGCGCCCAACAGCTTTACCCGCGCTTCTGTCTTCCCCCCGGAGCGCGAGCCGTGTCAGCGCGGCCGCCTCGACCGGGAGCCGGGACTGCCGCGGGGGTCTGCCGcaaggcgggggaggggcgtTGGAGAGCAAATCCTGCCTGCGGAGACCGGGCCTTGTTCGGGGttttggaaaagaatgaaaattccaTTAACAGGTTACTTTTCAGTGGTTTGCAGGTGGCCTAATTTTGTGCGATActtgtgtgattttttaaacatCGTTAaagctattgtttttatttgacatgAACTTTTTTGCTGGAAATCTATGCTGAAAAACATAAATGAGGGTATGCAACTAACATGGAAAATAAAACTAAGATTAGAATTGCACAGACGGCAGCTCACTGCAGTGTATAAAGAGGctccagagagagacagaaagcagctgGACAGAAAACATGCACCATGAGAGTAAGGACAGTATGTGGCCAAAACACAACGGAGCTTGGGGAC
It encodes:
- the CCNG2 gene encoding cyclin-G2, with the translated sequence MKDLGAEYSAGREGVQLFGLLSLYLEQEQRFQPREKGLSLIEATPEDDNTLCPRLRNAKVEDLRSLTNFFGSCTETFVLAVNILDRFLALMKVKPKHLSCIGVCCFLLAARIIEEECNVPSTHDVIRISQCKCTASDIKRMEKIISEKLHYELEATTALNFLHLYHTIVLCHTSERKEILSLDKLEAQLKACHCRLTFSKAKPSVLALCLLNLEVETLKSIELLEILLLVKKHSKVNDTEFIYWRELVSKCLAEYSSPECCKPDLKKLVWIVSRRTAQNLHNSYYSVPELPTIPEGGCFDESESEDSGEDTSCEESLSSSPSSDQDCTFFFSFKVAQALCFPS